One genomic window of Magnolia sinica isolate HGM2019 chromosome 3, MsV1, whole genome shotgun sequence includes the following:
- the LOC131238797 gene encoding uncharacterized protein LOC131238797 has protein sequence MVLGSVNGTSYGFFKSSRGLRQGDPLSPSLFIISAKVLSRGLSYLSVRAFFSLYQSISGQKINLSKSVFFCSTKLVPSRVKNISQILGIGRSSGNLSYLGVPMLNGRIRCNAFSPLVEKLAARIGGWKARILSQSGRLALITYGCKDGKCILHWKKWAFLARSKSEGGLGIKRLKEVMRCLHMKLAWGIKIDWQGSLWGYFMHSKYWQLPIGRVSSSLWRSNWSGLGPLMSSHSLDIPESSADRFIADFFNSNGLKHVTPVPLPDWLREIIVQGGFCTSNSDDKLVWPPNPVGKFSVSST, from the exons ATGGTTCTCGGTTCTGTAAATGGGACTAGTTATGGCTTCTTCAAATCGTCCCGCGGTCTTCGCCAAGGAGATCCCCTCTCCCCCAGTCTCTTCATCATTTCTGCGAAAGTCCTCAGTAGGGGTCTCTCCTATCTCTCT GTCAGGGCTTTCTTCTCACTCTACCAATCCATCTCTGGCCAAAAGATCAACCTTAGCAAGAGTGTCTTCTTCTGTTCAACTAAACTTGTGCCTTCCAGAGTAAAAAATATCTCTCAAATCCTAGGGATTGGGAGATCATCCGGCAACCTCTCCTACCTAGGTGTCCCAATGCTCAATGGTAGGATTAGATGCAACGCTTTCTCCCCTCTTGTCGAGAAGCTAGCCGCGAGGATCGGTGGTTGGAAAGCCCGGATCCTCTCTCAATCCGGTCGGCTAGCATTGATTACTTAT GGTTGTAAAGACGGAAAATGCATACTTCATTGGAAGAAGTGGGCCTTTCTCGCCAGGTCGAAGTCGGAGGGTGGTCTCGGCATCAAAAGGCTGAAAGAGGTCATGCGCTGTCTCCATATGAAGCTGGCATGGGGCATTAAAATCGACTGGCAAGGGAGCCTTTGGGGTTATTTCATGCATTCAAAATACTGGCAG CTGCCTATTGGCCGTGTATCCAGCAGTTTGTGGCGCAGTAACTGGTCTGGTTTAGGCCCGTTGATGTCGTCTCACTCCTTAGACATTCCTGAGTCGTCGGCTGACAGATTTATTGCAGATTTCTTTAACTCTAATGGGCTGAAACATGTCACCCCTGTCCCTCTCCCTGACTGGTTACGCGAGATTATAGTCCAAGGTGGTTTTTGCACTTCTAATAGCGATGATAAACTCGTTTGGCCTCCTAACCCAGTAGGGAAGTTTTCTGTTTCTTCCACTTAG
- the LOC131238798 gene encoding uncharacterized protein LOC131238798, which produces MARVGSQAQATAVFENTRELPPQVRGVARPFVWAASESIYICCDYENVARVHFKKNDQPSIQREAIKILESLLTADVPPLSTPSTDGLFSHIPSLISVEDNEMLLRSPSIEEVRDAVLKMPKDGALGLDGLSAAFFARCWSIIGGDVHAAAADFFSGGALPRTFTSTLVYLVPKKLGAKSFSDYRPISLCNVVYKIFANIIAGRLAVLLPKMISLEQGAFVRGHFITENIALCQEVLETLTEEFMGATLL; this is translated from the exons ATGGCTAGGGTGGGCAGCCAGGCCCAAGCTACAGCTGTTTTTGAGAACACCAGGGAGCTCCCCCCTCAGGTTCGTG GTGTGGCTCGCCCTTTTGTTTGGGCTGCATCCGAAAGCATATACATTTGCTGTGATTATGAAAATGTGGCAAGAGTCCACTTTAAAAAAAATGACCAACCCTCCATTCAGAGGGAGGCCATAAAAATTTTAGAGTCTCTGCTTACCGCTGATGTGCCCCCCCTCTCTACTCCCTCGACTGATGGTTTGTTCTCCCACATCCCGTCCCTGATCTCTGTGGAAGACAATGAGATGCTTCTTCGCAGCCCCTCCATTGAAGAGGTTAGAGACGCGGTCCTTAAGATGCCCAAAGATGGGGCCCTCGGCCTAGACGGTCTGTCTGCGGCCTTCTTTGCTAGGTGTTGGTCCATTATTGGGGGAGATGTTCATGCGGCAGCTGCTGATTTTTTCAGTGGGGGCGCCCTGCCTAGGACTTTCACTTCTACCCTGGTCTATTTAGTTCCAAAAAAATTGGGGGCCAAATCCTTCTCTGACTACAGACCTATCAGCTTGTGTAACGTCGTTTATAAAATCTTTGCGAACATAATAGCTGGTAGACTGGCGGTCTTGCTTCCTAAGATGATTTCCTTAGAGCAAGGGGCCTTTGTTAGAGGCCACTTTATCACTGAGAACATTGCCCTCTGCCAAGAGGTGTTAGAGACGTTGACAGAAGAGTTTATGGGGGCAACATTGTTGTGA